The following are from one region of the Heterodontus francisci isolate sHetFra1 chromosome 34, sHetFra1.hap1, whole genome shotgun sequence genome:
- the LOC137348597 gene encoding zinc finger protein 664-like: protein MKGKSTVHSGVKQYLCSVCGRGFSRSSGLSEHKRSHTGEKLWKCGDCGKGFSYPCELETHQRRHTGERPFTCSVCGKGFINSFNLLTHQRIHTGPFRCSHCGTGFRRSSELTVHQRTHTGERPFTCS, encoded by the exons ATGAAAGGGAAAAGCACCGTTCACAGTGGGGTGAAACAGTatctgtgttctgtgtgtggacgaggcttcagtcGATCATCTGGCCTGTCAGAACACAAACGCAGTCACACCGGGGAGAaactgtggaaatgtggggactgtgggaagggattcagttacccATGTGAGTTGGAAACTCATCAGCGCagacacactggggagaggccgttcacctgctcagtgtgtgggaaaggattcatcaACTCATTTAACCtgttgacacaccagcgaattcacactgg accgttcaggtgctctcactgcgggacagGGTTCAGACGTTCATCtgaactcactgtacaccagcgcactcacactggggagaggccgttcacctgctcctag